The nucleotide window gacctgatagctcaactggttcttagcactgcactgacatCGCAGAGCTGAGAGCTTGAGTCCCCACTCAGAcctgaatttttctggcttTTCTTGGTATTACTTAAAGTACCGCTACAACagcgaggatcatacactttCGTTTCAATCTACAGTTCAATATATACATGAATTTCAAGTATTAAAATCATCTACATTGCCCAAAATCGAGTCTAGAATTGCCTCTCTGGCATTTCATTCATGAACAGTTAAAGTGTCCATCAAAATTAATACTTACAAAGCAGCTTTTGTCTGTGGTCTGTCCCCTTAAAATTTGatgcaaaaattacaaataaaatTCCCTTACGGAAAACTGTTGCCTGACAGTAATAAATCAATCGCCAATCTGAACTCCCTTTCGACCTgatttaaaagagaaaacagtACTTGCAAAAACTACTTTTATTGTTGCTTTTCAAGAGAAGTCTTGGATTAAAAGTATTATGCTTACCAGGAGCTGTTGGTGATGTCATTGCTGTTATATGTGCACCTGCAACATCTCTAACGTCACATGCTGGATAGCACAAATTTGGAACCATTGGAACTTCCCGCTGAAGAAATCGTTGGTGCAACTAAATCAAAGTTGTAACATTTTTGAAACAGTTCAAAGCTAGACAGGTGCTGCAACCTACACTTTGCAAGTATATTgaataattaaaagaaaaacaactgttGCAAGGCACCACTCTGTACTGTGAcgtaaccctaatcctaaccctaacccctaacTAGGATAAAGGCTTCCAATACTACCATGAGCCAAGTTATTGAAAAATATAAGAATTATTTCTCCTTCCTTCCAGAATAACCTTTTTaccattttgtttttatctcaCCTCCATACTTGTGCACAATGTTCCTTGAAGTATAGGCCCCAATATAAATCCAGGATTAATGGTGCAAAGGTCAAACTTTTCATCATCTACATAATTGCATCAAAAAATAAACCATAGCTACAGTCATAATTATAAGCCCTGCTTTCATGTGTAGGTGTCTTTGGGAATGCTTCAGTTCATGGCACATTGTTTTTGCGAGGGCTGCCAGTTTCCCTCTCTTACATAAAGTAAGTGTACCCCAAACAactataatttatttttcgAGTTCGCCTCCACTGCCTGCCCTGGTTTTGGAGTTCTTCCAGtaccttaaatttatttatgcATAAAAATCTCCTCATTTTTTGGGCATAGTAAATGCTCATGGTTGACCATAGAGGCCTCGAACACTTTTTTGAAAATCAATTGATAATGATTATCATACCCTagagaataaaaaaatacatgtaaatgcatCTATTTTCCATCAACTATAAAAAtattaatcagaaaaaaaatttcgtgaGAAAACTAAACATTATTCAGATGCCTATAATGCTCAATATACTGTTTCATGGATACAATTTGGCACTTTCTATACATCACAAAGTACATCAAATACTATAAGTATTATCAAAAAGGTATGGAGAGGGAGGTACACAGTGTACATTGCGCTGCACCCCTACTGTGAAAGTTGAAATATTAGCAAAATAAGATGAAAGGTAAAGGCAGACACTCTTTTCCGTTAAATCTTACACATGCTGTAAGTCCCAACATACTGCGACCAACTTCAAGCTACTATTTTTGTAAGCCAACATCTCTGAGACTTTGAGAAGATTTTGAAGTGGTAAATTATTTCAATACTGTTGCTGCTGGGCTGAAACTTCTGATATATGAAAAAAGGAGCCTGAGGGCAAGGAAAGCTGGAGAGGTAAGCCATTGCAAGAAGttattacataattattatgccACTGTAACAACATTAAATTGCAGACCTCTTTACCTGGTAAGTTCTCAACTAGTTCCCAGGCTGTTTTCTCAGCTTGGAGTTTGCTCTTCCCATAAGGGGAAGAAGCCTCTTCTGATGCCCATTCTTTCTCTGAAAAGACTATGCCTTCATCATATCTTCCACCTGCACAATGGTAACaataaattatgataataacCAGTATCATAAtaatcattagtaaatttttagctcaggataatgattttccggctttctgattggtttcctaagcccataatatgagccattatcgttaagtttgaccaaatatgacaaatttcttgtgctgaaatttgtTCGCGGCGTctttggtaaagaaaatgtcacgatttgaggaggattcacccgaaaaaatcaagagtattgcttgaaaatttactaaaacagttattcttctcggacttgccggatatgagctgataataaccaactcggcctatggcctcgttggttatatatatcagctcatatccggtgtgtcctcaaagaataactgttaagtatcatttaattttttttgtctgttactgctaaatatattattaaacATGTACATGAGCAACAGAACAATGCTTATAGAGCAGACTCCATGGTACTAATAACACTGAATCAACTACCTTTTGGTGATAGGGTAGAGGTACAGTTGACCGGAATTTCGTGACCATAATTTTTACCGGACGTGACATTTAGTAGGCGTTAGATTGACTGATGTAAAGGGAGAGCTTGTAATCGGATAGGTTTTTTGAAAAAGGAGGAGAGGAGGTGAAGAGTTCAATGTAACAGCGGAAAGCGAGGGGAAGAAATAAATCTGGATTTGTCGATACACTGTGTGAGTTGAGTGTACCCTAACAATTCGGTACATTTGtggtgccgtgaccaggatcTGAGGTTACTGGGGGACGAAGGGGCCACGGTTATTACGACGAGTGAAGAAACAAGCGATTAGGAATTATGAGCGACAACGAAGGAACCGCGGCACAAGGTCCTCGCGAGGACGAACAACGTTTGGAGGGCGAAATACAGAAAGAGATTAACAAACTGAAGTATTTTCTGGAAGAAACAGATGATTTGATCCAGATCAAGGATTACACAGAAATGGAAATTGTCGCCAAAAGAGCGGACAAAATAGTCGACAGATTATCCGATCTTATTTCCCACGccgaagaattaaaaaaaaaacagcggcGCGTCTTCTCGATCAGTCAGGCAATGGAAAAAGGATATCAAATCAAGTTATGCGGCTTTAATTGCAGACAAAGAAAGACTGTCGAAAACCCTAAAAAACCGACAAGAGGAGATCAGAGAGCAATTCGAGCGGCGGCAATTGGAATCGAAACGagaacaacaacaagaggaagAGCGACAAGCGGCCGAGTTTTGCGCGAGAAAGGAAGATCATGAACGGCAAATGTGGCAGGAGAAATTCGAGGCAGAGTTGGAGATGACACACAAAAGGTTGGAACTTGAGAAAAACGCCCGTTCTACCACAGCGAAACTACCAAAGCTGAGAATTACGCCGTTCAAAGGCACGCCAACAGATTGGGTGCggttttcaaacatgttcgTCACGCAAGTTCACGCCAAGTCGATAAGCGCGGAGGAAAAATTCGGATACCTCTTGGAAATGGTGAGTCCTAAGGTTAGAGACAGTATCGCAAACTTGAAACCAGGAGAGATGGGATACAAAGTAGCGTGGGAGAGGCTACAGAGCGAATATGGCCAAACGAAACTTGTTATTAACGCTCACGTGAACGAAATAGTTAACCTTCCCGTGGTGAGAGGAACAAATTACGCCAAGATTCAAGAATTTTACGAGAAAGCAAGCAAAAATTTCGATGCCTTACTAACGCTGGGGGAAGTGGAGATGCTTCGTGGGTTCGTCATGATAACTCTAAACAAACTTCCACATGTGAAACCGGATCTCGTGCGTACAGATGACAACTGGGAAAGCTGGGACATGGAAGCTTTCATCGATGGATTGAAAAAGTGGCTGAAAAGACACAACACAGAAGAACGACCTGGAGATTCCTACAAACCACCTTCGGATCCGTTTAGACCTCCGAGGGATCGTAACAAAGATGAGAAGCATTGATTCATCTAGGATGACGCAGGAAAGGACCAGGTCGACTCACAAAGGAACAAGGGAACGCCTCTGTGCATGTATTGCAAGAAAGATCATTGGGGGGATGCTTGTACTACCGTCAACACGTTGGAAAGCCGCAGGAAGTTCTTTTCCGATAATCGATTGTGTTATAACTGTGGAAGATCCGGACACCCAGTAGCAAGGTGTCGAAGTCGTGGTTGTTACAAGTGCAATGGAAAACACCACACCAGCATATGTGACAAGGGGAACTCAACGGTGCTTTCCGTATTCACTCCAGTTGCTGAAGAACTGGCCCTTCCAGCCATCATCCCAGTGAAGATACAAGGATGTACCTTTTGGGCTCACTTGGACACAGGGTCAGGACGAAACTTCATATCCAGTGAAGCAGCTAATCAACTGAAGTTGAACCCCACCCATCATGAAACCCGTCAGACCATCACACTGAATGGAACAAAACGACAATCCATGCCAATTTTTCACATCGCCATGGATTCCTTAGACGGAAAAACGAGAGAGAGGATCGAAGTCACTGGAAGCAAGATGCCGGAATTCGCGACTGTGAGAAGGCCAGACATGAATGAATTGAAGTTCAAATATGAACATGCACGAGACAAGAAGTTCTACGTAAAACCTGGAGACGAGTACAAGATTGATATCATTTTAGGAGACAGCACCTACTGCAAAATCAAGacagagaaaattttcaaggGGAACCCAGGAGAGCCTATCGTGGAAGGCACCACCTTTGGCTGGGTGATTCATGGTGGCGATGATCATGTGACTGACCAGTGCATGTTCATGAGGGAGACGAGCGATTACGAGAAATTGTACAGTCTAGACCGAGGAGAGAACGATCAACTCGATGTCCTAAAGGAGTTCAAGGACGACATCAGGAGGCGAGAAGATGGAAGATATGAAGTGAGAGTACCCTGGATCCCAGGAAGCACACTGGAAAGTACAAACGAACAGGCAAGCAGGAGGAGACTTCAGAACGTCAACAAGAAGTTAATTCAAAACCCGGAACTGAAGGAAGAATATGAGAAGATCATTAAAGACCAACTGAGAGATGGCATCATAGAAACAGTCCCAGAACAAGCAAGCGGAGAGCGGACCTTCTACATGCCTTATAAGCCCGTTGTGAGAGACAGTGCCACAACCACAAAGGTGAGAATGGTCTTCGATGCTAGCGCTAAACCTCATCACCTAGCCAACAGCGTGAACGATTGTATGCATACAGGCCCTCCGCTGCAACCTCTTCTGTGGGACATTCTCATAAGAGCGCGTATGGCACCATTTCTGTTACTGGGGGACATTGAAAAGGCGTTCCTCCAAATCAGCTTAAGGGGAGAAGACAGAGACGCTTTTCGTTTCTTATTCAACGTCAATGGTAAAGAGGAGCGCTTCCGATTCACGAGGATACCATTTGGAGCTGAAGCTAGCCCCTTTATGCTCGCAGCCACATTGCAGCACCATTATGATTGCCAACCGGAGGATCTCCGCGAGACTGTTCAGGTGCTTAGAGAGAACACATATGTGGACAATCTGATGAAGACAGCACACGATCTTGGGAGTCTAGGGAAGTTCAAAGAGGAAGCAACCCAGATCTTAGCAAACGCAAAATTTCCAGTCCATAAATGGGAATCGAACCTCCTCGAGCTTGAAAGTGAGAACATGCCCAATCCAGGGAAGATTCTGGGACACTACTGGGACAAGAGAGAGGATACACTGGAAATTCAGGTGCCAAAATCCCTCGAAGAAACTCCACTGACCAAAAGGACCATGCTTAGTCAGCTGGGAAAGATCTACGACCCACTGGGAATCATATCTGCAACTATGGTTGAAGGGAAACGCCTATACAGAGACGCCTGTGATGAAAACAGGAGCTGGAATAAAGAAGTTTCATCATCCGTAGCCAAGGATTGGAACAAGTGGACAAAGCAGCTAAAGGATGTTAAGATTCCCCGAAGCCTAATACAAGACAGCACAACAGTCGAGGCAGTTGAGATTCATCAGTTTGCTGACGCGAGCAACTTGGCCTATTCCACTGTAACAATCGCAGTAATTCAACAAGGAACTATGAAAGTGAAAGGTCTACTAACCTCAAAATCAAGAATATCCAAGCGGAACACATCAATTGCAAGGCTCGAGCTGATAAGTGGTCACATAGCGGTCAACCTCTCTAAGAATCTCTGCCAGGCTCTAAATACATGGCCAATAAGGTCCGTAACAATTTGGATGGACAGTATGGTTGCCTTATACTGGATCTCGAACCCAGGAAAGTCATGGAAAGTCTTCGTTGCTAATAGAGTCAGAAAGATTGCCCAGATCTCAAGAGAACTTAAAATCCAGTGGAAGCACTGCCCTTCCGAGATGAACTTAGCTGATTTAGGAAGCAGAGGAGCCTCCCTTAGTAAGATGGAAGGCAGTGAGTGGTATACTGGACCACAGTGGCTGCTCAATCGAGATGACTGGCCTGAACAACCAAAGTTGATAAGCAGTACGAGGTCTCAAGAAGAAGAGCACCCCGTAAGAGAGATCATGCTTTACTCTGCGGAGAGGAAGCCAGATGAGTGGGATAACCTACTAGACCGGAAGCCGTACTGGAATACCCTCAGAATAACCGCATGGGCGTTACGATTTGCACACAACAGCTCAGCCAAGTTGTGTAAGGAAAAGAGAAGACGTGGGCCTTTGAGTACTAACGAAATCATGATTGCCAGAAATTACTGGGTGAGAAGAGCGCAGAAGGAAATCCCTAACGGTCTAGAGAAACCAGGCTGGAAGCTTGTCAAGGATGAGAGAACGAACATTCTCAAGTGCGTTGGTAGGATACAGAATTACAGACCTACTTACCGTGAAAAGGGGCTGTTCGTACAGAAGCTCGTTAAACATGTGCACGAACGAATGATGCACCTGGGGACAGCCAGCACTATGGCAGCTATTAGAGAGCAATGGTGGATACCCAAGCTGAGATGCCTGGTCAAGAGAGCGATACGCGACTGCAATATTTGCAAGGTGTTTGCCGCCAAGCCATTCCAGGGTGCAGCCACCGGTCCCTTGCCGACATTCCGCACTGAAGTGAGCAGACCCTTTCAGCACACGGGAGTTGATTTCGCCGGACCACTCATCTACaagataaacaagaatgaagagGGCAAGGCATACATACTTTTATTCACTTGTGCGGTCCTACGAGCAGTGCATCTTGAGGTAACCAGGTCCCAAACGGCTATAGAATTCCAAAGGAAGCTGAACGCGTTTATCACTCTGAGGACGAGACCACAACGGATGATATCCGACAACGCAGCAGTGTTCAAGACAACCGCAGATTGGATCCGGAAGCTGCGGAGGAGTGAGCAGTTGCACGACTTCCTTGCCGCCCAAGAAATACAATGGACGTTCAACTTGGCCAAGTCTCCGTGGTGGGGAGGAATGTACGAGAGACTCATCAAGGATGTCAAGAAGACCTTGTACAAAACGTTGGGGAAAACAAAGCTCACACTCGAACAGCTTGAAGCGGTGGTGATGGACATCGAAAAGCACATGAATAATCGTCCTCTGACGTACGTTGAAAGTGAGAGTGGGGAGGACCAAGTCTTAACAATGAACCTTATCATGTGGGGTCAAGGTGCACACATTCTGGAAGACATGGAAGTTGAAGATGATGAACTGACAAGGTTTCACAGACGACTGAACAACGCTAAACAACATGCATGGAGTCGATGGCAAAGAGAATATCTTCATAGCCTCATGGAGAGTCATCGAGTGAAGCGACTTGACGCGCATGTCCCAGAAGTCGGAGAAGTAGTGCTGATCCTGGGAGAGGAGAAAAACCGAGGACGTTGGAAGAAAGGAAAGGTGATCCGAATCGTTAAGGGAGCGGATGGCGTGGCGAGAGGGGTGATCTTGCTACACAAGGGGAAGCAATTGGAGAGACCGATACAGTCTGTGTGCCCCTTGGAGATAAGAAGCGCAGAGCATGAGCCAGTACAAAGTGCTTGACCAAAGAGAAGGGAGTCTACCAGAGAAAGGAGGTGAGCAGCTGTGGACGCAGCATCTCGCATCAAGAACATTTTCAGAGACGATGATTAATATCGAAGGACTATCTTTGTAGTAAAAATTGCGAAACAATTTTTAGGGGAGCGTGACCGGAATTTCGTGACCATAATTTTTACCGGACGTGACATTTAGTAGGCGTTAGATTGACTGATGTAAAGGGAGAGCTTGTAATCGGATAGGTTTTTTGAAAAAGGAGGAGAGGAGGTGAAGAGTTCAATGTAAAAGCGGAAAGCGAGGGGAAGAAATAAATCTGGATTTGTCGATACACTGTGTGAGTTGAGTGTACCCTAACAATTCGGTACACAGTACCAGGGAAAACAAAGACACAAGCAGCAGATGAGATAACCAGGGTATTAACTCAGCACACAATTGGCCTTGATTTCAGAATTGAAATTGGACCACATTGGTTGGAGGAAATGTGCACTGTTTTTTATTTATCGGTGACCTACCCTTCTCCCtagaaatagaaaataaaaagttCTGTGCCTGTGACCACCTTCACAGATTAACAGTGAATTATATTGACTAGAACCATggataataataacagtaagaATACTTcccatttttctttaaataataGTCTCTACTTTGGTATAAAAAACAAATACTGCAGCCACCCATGCAGTTGCTTTAAATTAGTGAGGTGAAAAGGACTTTTAAATCCATTACAATTACCACAAATTGCAGCAGTTGAGCTTGTTAATACAACTCTCTTTACTCCTCCCTTTGTCTTTGCACAAGCTTCAAGGACATTTTTAGTTCCCTCCACTGCTGGTCTAATTACTTCCATTTCATCTCTTGGACGCTCAGCAGGAAATGGTGAAGCAACATGAATTACAAAGGTGCAGTCCTTGACAGCCCTGCAAGGTAATTATTATGATGTATATGAACATAAGCAGAAATCAAACCATGCACTCATCATTCAGTGATTCATTTTCCTATTATACCTTTAATTAAAACCATGATTTTAATTAACGATATGGATAGATCTGGTGTGTATAATTACACTAGCAGTGAAGTCTTTGAATATATAATGCACAAACTCAATACTATTTTATAAATAATATACTTTTCTGAGATGCACCTTCATTTGACCATTGGGAAAGAAAGAAGCCTGCACTTAACTTATTTGGAAATTCAGGAACTGATGGAGTAAGTTCAGCTGTTTtcctttatttaaattatttgatTTGTCTTGAAGTATGTGTCACACTTAAACTATATGGGGAAAAGATACCTCATGACAATTATTATGTCATTACAAGTCTCCTATTTTTAACTTTTCCTCAGTTTCTCAGGGGGCTGGAATTCAATTAATAATGATTTATCCTTGCCTTTTGGTAAGCAAAAAAATCGTCCTGTGGAAGAAGCTTAGTCTTTAAATCAGCATTTATTTGAGCGCCCTTTAAGCCAGACCCATTTTGGTACTAAAACTTAAGGCACTAGCCGACACAGTTATTCAGTATCCCAGGAAAGTAATTTCAACCAAACCTACTATTGAGCAACTTAGATTCAATTGTTTAGTTGAAGCTTGCCTCATTTTATTTTCTGCAGATTTTGACAGTTCATGGTTGGCCCTATCATTTAGCTTTTGCATTGAAATGGTTTTATCAGCTAACTTCCTAGAATTAGtatagaataataattattaacactCAGTCAGGCAAAACAATATTCATTGGGATGTTAATGCTGCCTTACTGCCCCAGTTAGGAGTTTCAGAAAATAGTATATTTTCACAAATTGGTTACCCGAAATTAAGGCATTAAAAGTGCTGTAAAATGAATGAGAAAACATAAAGACAGACAAAAAGGCCGAGTTGACGTAACTGAGAAAATTGATTACTTTGGCAATATGTGAAGGAGGATTATATGTACTAGACTCTGTACAAGCAAAGGAATTTTTATTGCGAACTCTTGTAAATGTAAGTCCTACAAAGTGGGATCTTTTATTGCTGTGCACTCGTGTCAGCGGTTTTTTTTAATGCAGGAGTGATTTTACGAAAGTGCTTCTTTCATATAGAGTCTCTCAGTCACCCTTTTCAAGTGATCTGTGGGATCTTTGAAAAGCCTGATGTATACTATTAACAGAACCTTCTTGTCAAAACCAACGTAAAATAagtgttaataataatttgtagaattaGCATTAATCAATATTtgcaataaaatgaaaaaccagAATGTCATAACTTGGTTTAGAATTGTTCTTATGCTTTTAACCAAAAAACAACAGCACAATATACAGTATATTCATAAATCATTTGTAACACATGTAGTCCAAACATATAATATACAGGATATTACAACAGTGTTAACACaactgaaagaaatattttaggcatttttgtagctacttctcttcgtAGAAGAGATATTCGTAGGTATCACCTGATCCATTTTCATTGACTCTCGTCAAAGCTCGACTACTTATCAACTGAAACGTTCCCGCAATGTTGCTCTCTTTCCATGTGGAATAATCATAATCAGTTCGCAACTACAGGATAGAGGATTTCTTtgcaatgttctgctattttgcaccagtaaccAGCCACAGcattcaaacaatgtgcacaatgttttctagaaaagacttctttaggtttaaaataaaatgttgtcttttcattttgtggtcttagatcattgatgtcattctcactcactcactagctatggtgtaaatttcagtgtgtttttcacttttggtgttGACATTTCCAGTGTTATAACCTTAAAATTTGATCAAGgaaatgttatagcaagagacagtgagatgagagaatctgcgagaaaaggttcccaagacgaggaagccttTTGCTGCTCACTCGTACTTTGTCTTCTCCTTCTGGCCTAACTgactttgcatacttatttagatttaacacataacttacgacacctTAAATACTTACAATAGAGAGCTGCATTCTTTGcataacataattacttacaagacttgcatatattacacttttcatagttcaacacaatttcaataaaagcAACAAGCAAGCATTCGATCAGTACATACTTttattggttttgcacttctgtgtttccaaacagtaacctcatgtcctctcagaggccttttttcaattggttgagagaagAAACAATtaagttgctttccatttaagtttgctttatttaataatcataataataatagcaataataataataataataataataataaaagtaataatatatttagctttacaaaattctgaaAGCTTTACAATCCAAGGCGTCAAAATTATAATCCTAAATTCTCATTACACGTAGTATAAGAATctctaaaattacaatagatttctgaagaacaacaaggaaaactatACAGTAGagcagccttctcaaaaccggctggctgccggctcaatgagccgcctcctcCAGAAGTTTGACCGACTCCGTTAAAGaaggaaaatatattttattattattttattttagaaatggaaatgatgagtatttaaattaatattacaaaactatggcgaaaattgggaatgatgtttagaGTTGAATTAACAAAGGCTGTTGTGCGAAATTTCCGCGACATGTCTTGGTTTTTGACCGCGTAACCCTAACCACacatttatctgttgatttgtgaaCGAAACTCTGCTTTTAAACCCACCTTATCATccttaaaaacagtttcacatcacaCATAACAAggttggaaattttttttggagaaattcaTGAGAACTAAACATTAtcgcaaaacaaacaaagccgGCAACTTCAAAACAATCCAGATGTATTTTTTTCCGATGACATGTGATGAATGCCTAAAAATACCTTTAGTTATGTTAGTTGtgaaaatgaaatacaattttgaCGCTTCAGATCCCCCCAGACTGCACCAAATGGCACCTTTGAGCGTCCagatttcaaaaaatttctgagaGTTAATGCGCCCAATGGGCACTTGGTAGGGTGCCTTCGCCATCCTGACCACCTCCTTCCTCAGAATGACCTGCTGCTgcaaatctttttgagaaggctgctGTAGAGTAAAGCTAacattgtttatactctatacaataataacaataataataatgataatagtaatctcgatactctacaataatatgaatTCCTAGGAATGAAAGGTGTGATTT belongs to Acropora muricata isolate sample 2 chromosome 9, ASM3666990v1, whole genome shotgun sequence and includes:
- the LOC136929559 gene encoding uncharacterized protein encodes the protein MYCKKDHWGDACTTVNTLESRRKFFSDNRLCYNCGRSGHPVARCRSRGCYKCNGKHHTSICDKGNSTVLSVFTPVAEELALPAIIPVKIQGCTFWAHLDTGSGRNFISSEAANQLKLNPTHHETRQTITLNGTKRQSMPIFHIAMDSLDGKTRERIEVTGSKMPEFATVRRPDMNELKFKYEHARDKKFYVKPGDEYKIDIILGDSTYCKIKTEKIFKGNPGEPIVEGTTFGWVIHGGDDHVTDQCMFMRETSDYEKLYSLDRGENDQLDVLKEFKDDIRRREDGRYEVRVPWIPGSTLESTNEQASRRRLQNVNKKLIQNPELKEEYEKIIKDQLRDGIIETVPEQASGERTFYMPYKPVVRDSATTTKVRMVFDASAKPHHLANSVNDCMHTGPPLQPLLWDILIRARMAPFLLLGDIEKAFLQISLRGEDRDAFRFLFNVNGKEERFRFTRIPFGAEASPFMLAATLQHHYDCQPEDLRETVQVLRENTYVDNLMKTAHDLGSLGKFKEEATQILANAKFPVHKWESNLLELESENMPNPGKILGHYWDKREDTLEIQVPKSLEETPLTKRTMLSQLGKIYDPLGIISATMVEGKRLYRDACDENRSWNKEVSSSVAKDWNKWTKQLKDVKIPRSLIQDSTTVEAVEIHQFADASNLAYSTVTIAVIQQGTMKVKGLLTSKSRISKRNTSIARLELISGHIAVNLSKNLCQALNTWPIRSVTIWMDSMVALYWISNPGKSWKVFVANRVRKIAQISRELKIQWKHCPSEMNLADLGSRGASLSKMEGSEWYTGPQWLLNRDDWPEQPKLISSTRSQEEEHPVREIMLYSAERKPDEWDNLLDRKPYWNTLRITAWALRFAHNSSAKLCKEKRRRGPLSTNEIMIARNYWVRRAQKEIPNGLEKPGWKLVKDERTNILKCVGRIQNYRPTYREKGLFVQKLVKHVHERMMHLGTASTMAAIREQWWIPKLRCLVKRAIRDCNICKVFAAKPFQGAATGPLPTFRTEVSRPFQHTGVDFAGPLIYKINKNEEGKAYILLFTCAVLRAVHLEVTRSQTAIEFQRKLNAFITLRTRPQRMISDNAAVFKTTADWIRKLRRSEQLHDFLAAQEIQWTFNLAKSPWWGGMYERLIKDVKKTLYKTLGKTKLTLEQLEAVVMDIEKHMNNRPLTYVESESGEDQVLTMNLIMWGQGAHILEDMEVEDDELTRFHRRLNNAKQHAWSRWQREYLHSLMESHRVKRLDAHVPEVGEVVLILGEEKNRGRWKKGKVIRIVKGADGVARGVILLHKGKQLERPIQSVCPLEIRSAEHEPVQSA